A part of Ursus arctos isolate Adak ecotype North America chromosome X, UrsArc2.0, whole genome shotgun sequence genomic DNA contains:
- the MAGEH1 gene encoding melanoma-associated antigen H1 produces the protein MPRGRKSRRRRNARAAEENRNNRKIQASEASETPMASSLAPSTPEDDLSGPEEDPSTPEEASTTPEEASSTAQVQKPSVARSNFQGTKKSLLMSILALIFIMGNSAKEALVWKVLGKLGMQPGRQHSIFGDPKKVVTEEFVRRGYLIYKPVPRSSPVEYEFFWGPRAHVESSKLKVMHFVARVRNRCSKDWPCNYDWDSEDDAEVEAILNSGARGYSAP, from the coding sequence ATGCCTCGGGGTCGGAAGAGTCGGCGCCGCCGTAACGCAAGGGCCGCAGAAGAGAACCGCAACAACCGTAAGATCCAGGCCTCAGAGGCTTCTGAGACCCCGATGGCCTCTTCTCTGGCCCCAAGTACCCCGGAGGACGACCTGAGTGGCCCTGAGGAAGACCCAAGCACTCCGGAGGAGGCCTCCACCACCCCTGAGGAAGCCTCCAGCACTGCTCAAGTGCAAAAGCCTTCGGTAGCCCGGAGCAATTTTCAGGGCACCAAGAAAAGTCTCCTGATGTCCATATTAGCCCTCATCTTCATCATGGGCAACAGCGCCAAGGAGGCCCTGGTCTGGAAAGTGCTTGGAAAGTTGGGGATGCAGCCTGGCCGACAGCACAGCATCTTTGGAGATCCAAAGAAGGTCGTCACAGAGGAGTTTGTGCGCAGAGGGTACCTGATTTATAAGCCAGTGCCGCGTAGCAGTCCCGTGGAGTATGAGTTCTTCTGGGGACCTAGAGCACACGTGGAATCCAGCAAGCTGAAAGTCATGCATTTTGTGGCAAGGGTGCGTAACCGATGCTCCAAGGACTGGCCATGTAATTATGATTGGGATTCCGAGGATGATGCAGAAGTTGAGGCTATCCTCAATTCAGGTGCTAGGGGTTACAGCGCACCTTAG